One Triticum dicoccoides isolate Atlit2015 ecotype Zavitan chromosome 3B, WEW_v2.0, whole genome shotgun sequence genomic window, AAAATCTCCTGAcccttttcttttcttgctttgccTATAGACGACGGTAGTTGCTTCAACAACTAAGTTTTCTTTCTGTTTCTAGCTTGCAGGTGAACATTTTGAACGTCGAGGATGTAGCTCTGACCCACCAGATAGAGAACAAGGTCTCGATGATCCCACAGTAGAAGATGGAGCTCTGTGGGTAGTGTGGCTCAATTCTGGTGACCAATGGCTTGATTTGGTTATGTGGAGATGTCCTGTTCATACTCTGGCTTGGTTGGGTGTTGAGCAAATGGTATGGTTTAGGCTTTCCCTGTATTTCTCTGCCATGGTTAATTGTAGGGTTATTGGCAAGTTTAGTTTATTTCCTCAATGTGTAATAGTTTCAGTTTAGAAGTTTAATTGTAGGGATTTGGTTAGGTGGTAAAATCATGGTGTGCTCCCATCCATCTGAGCTGGGTTAGTTCTATGCTGATGGACTAGGGGTGGAGCTACTGGTTGGTCTGCTTAGTTAGTACCTGAATCATGCAAAATTTGTTTGAAAACGGTGGTTGAATGCCCGTGAATGGTATATTGCTATGGCATTGCTTTTTGAACGGCGGTGATGCTTTTGTTTGAATGTGATGGAATTGCATTTAGAATGGCGCCGATGCTTTTGTTTGAACCGGATGTGTTGAAAGACCGTGAGTGGCAGGCACAAAGTGTGCCGGTGGCCGCTGGTAAAACCCTGCATGTTCTTTGTGTTGTTGTGTTCGCACCTTTAGTTGTTCTGATAATTGTTTGTTCTCTCCATGTGCTGCCTCTCCACACATGAGTAGTGGTATGCTTTCTTCTTGTCATCAGGAGTCCAATGGAGACTCCAGAACCAGAAGGGATCTTTCCCTTGTGATCAGGAACGTAGTTAGTCTTGTTATTTGTGTGCTGCATTCCATATACAAGGGCTTCCTAAGGGAAAATCTCTATGCTGACTTGGCATTTGGCAAGCGCCTTTGAGAATTAGCATTACTATTGCAAGCACCTAATATGGGCATTTTCTTCTAAGGAGCTTGTGCTGTAGGGTGTCATTAGCTAAAGATTGTGGCTTTGATCAAGTTTGATCAGGTTCCTGGTTTTGTTTTGATGAAGTAGTGTTGCATTCGTTACTTCATGTGGCTTGATCTTGCTTTGGTCATTTCCGTGTTTCTTGGACATCTATTGCTGCTGTATTGGTAAGAAACCCACTTTTAATTTTGCAAGTGCCTTTATCTGAACATTTATTTACTTCATCGTTGAACAACCCCTCCGATGCCTGGCTGCAGCTTCGAAGGCCTGGCCGGCGCTCCACCATGCCCGTGCACACGGTTCAGTACGACAAGGTGCTCCAGCTCGAGGCACGGCAAGGTTCATGCTTGTTGCACTTACAGTACAGGTGAGCAGATCCAAACCACGttcttctctttgattgattgattCAAACCACACCATCCATCAGTACGTGTAGGATTCATTTGTCATGTGCCATCCATCATTCATGCCAGCATGACTTTTTCTCCTGCTTCAAAAAATAGTTTTATGCCTGATCGCAGCCTATCATTGGTGGACACCATTTATTTAATTTGGTGATGATAGTTTGCAGCAAGGAAGCACTACCGCCCATGTATCTAATATTTGTTTAGTCTGCGGTAGCAGTACATCCACGATAAATCTTGCTTGATCCTTAGCTAAAATTACACAACCTTTGTTCTATCATTTGGTAAAAAGAATCTTTGTTGGGAGAGAAAAAATGTTTGATTAGAACAGTTAAAATACCAAATGGTTATGCCAGTAGAAAATATTTGGTAGCACGAACAGTACAGGTGAGCAGATCCAAACCACCTCCGTCCCTTTGATTCAAACTTGGCACGTACAGTACATGTAGGATTTATTTCTTGTGTGGCATCCATCAATTCATGCCGGCATGATTTCTTCTCTttcttcaaaaattttatgccTGATTGCAGTTTGTGCAGTCCATACTATTGATCTGTCATTGGTGGATGGTTAGTTTGCAGGAAGGAAGCACTAGTATAACTAGCCAGATTGACTCACTGGCTTGCTAATTGAACGAATCTTCTTAGCCAGACTGACCCACGTATGTAATATTTGCTTGACCTACAGTGGCAGTACAATCACGAAAATCTTGATTTATCATTAGCTAAAAGTAACTTTTGTTCTTTCATTTGGTAAAAGAAAAATATTGGATTCCTTTTGGGAGACGTAGCTGATTCTTTGAGCCTCGGCAGTGGTTACTGCCTCTTTGTTAGTTCAGGTTTTTGTTTTGAAGTAGCTTCCGTAACATGTTTGCGGCTGTTCTTTGTGTGTTGTTTTCAGTGAAGCGATTCTATCTAGATTCATTGCTGGAGTCCTTGCGTGCCTCCAGACCCGCTGTTGAGCTGTGCCAGCCACACCTCAGTGAGGTGTGGCTTGATGGGGGTGATGATCGAACAGGCACAGCTGTGCCCCTTTGGTGCCGACACCGATTGGAGGGTGGTTGCTGCGTCACAACCTTCATGTTTGACTACAATGGTTCTGGTGAATCTCCCTGGTCTCCCTCTCTGTGCCATAGGATGTTCTGGCCATCAAGCCTTGGCCAATTGTGGTGCTGGCCGCCGAGACAATGATATAGATTCCAGTTCTGTTGTCATGCTGTCTGTGTTGGTGGTCTTGTGGCCACCACAATCATGTGATTGTGATGAGCTTGTCTGTCGAGATTGGCCCATATGCTGGTTAGGCCCTCGTGCTACTGTATATGCTATCTGCTGGGGTTTGATAATTTAGAATCTTGGCGTGCTACTGTCTAGGTTGTAGAACTTTGATATTAAAGGAACAAATCCTTTACTTCACTGCTATTAAGTGGAGATCAAATAGAATAAATGATGATATGATGTGCTCTGAAGGTCTTTGTTTCTAGGATTGTATAAGAGTAGAGTAGGTACTATATTTGATCTTGGTTTTCCACTGTTAATGACATGTCAAGAGAAGGTCTTTGTTTCTAGGATTGTATAAGAGTAGAGTAGGTACTATATTTGATCTTGGTTTTCCACTGTTAATGACATGTCAAGAGAAGTGTTCTATGTTGCCTATTCCATCAATTCCTTGATTTTTCTGATAATACCGAAATCAGTTGATTTTATAATTTCAAGAGCCTTCATATTGTTATTTTTGAATAGTATTCTTCATATTGTTACTGGCTCCAAGATTCTTGTCTGACTTTACTGCTTTATCTACCTGCTTGCAGATAGACTGGTATGAATCCATGCTAGGGTCACTAAGAAACAGGCATGTCAATGCTTGGCAAGTCGAACTTGTTGGGTACCCTCCCATCGTGAAGAAGCTCAAGATCTTCGTGACCACCAAAGCCATCGGCATGGCTGACCAGCTGCTGGGACCAGACTATCAGAACATGATGATGCTCACCAATGGTGGTTCCGAAGAAGTGAACCAGGTGCCTGAACCTGTGGTTGATGGAGCTGGTACTGAAGATGCTTCTGCCACAAGTAGGACAAGGAGTTCATTGTGCCACTGCCAAGAAAGGTGCGCGGTGCTAGGGCTCTGTCTCTGCCCTCGGTGGTGTCTTCTGTTGGCCCCGCTGTCGTGCGATGGTGGTGATGTTTGCATCTCATACAAAACAGCCCAAGGTGAGCTCATCTCCTTCCTCTGCTCCTCACCTGCTGGGAAACGAATTGATTGGATGCGAAAATTGTGTTGCTGCAGGGGACATGGAGTGCAGTGTCACCTTCCTCATcccctccctttccccttgctCTGGACACAGGATCATTTTGTTTGCTTTGCACAGGTGTGAGTTAAGTAGGTTTGTACCATATAAAGAGAGCCAACCAAAGATAGTGCTATGGACACAGGATCATGTTGTTTGCTTTGCACTGCTTGCTTCTAGTCATGGAAACTAAATAAATTTAGTGTTTGGATCTGTGTTCTGAACATCACACACATTCGATGATGATCTTTCTTGTCAATGAAAATAATCTCATGTAGATCTATGCTGGTTCGGTCCTTTTTCCACTCCATGCTACTGTCAATGAAAATAATCTCATGTATGCACTAGCAATTGGCTTGGTTGCACCGTTGTAATTTTGAGTTTACTGTGTAACCGTATCTTGTAATTTTAAATCGTAGCTTGCACGTGAACATTTGGACTATGTTGCTAGTAGAGTCATATAGATTAGTTTGTTCATAATAACCCCAAACAGTTGATTGTTTCATACAGAAAGCCAAACAAGTCAGATCTTGCTTTGTTTTGAGTAAATCTAGCTAGATTAATCATTTCCCATGCTATACTATTGTAGTATGTGAGTGCTGCTTACCCGCTGTGTTTATGATTTCAGAGAGAAGATGAGGGAGATCCTCCACGTTCAGGGTGGGCAATGTGGAGACCAGATTGATTCCAAGTTCTGGGAGGTGGCGTACGACGAGCATGGCATCATCCTCACGGGGCGCTATGTCGGCACCTCTGATCTGCAGCTGGAGCGTGTCAATGCGTACTACAATGAGGCTTCGTATGGTCGCTTTGTGCCCTGTGATGTCCTTgtggatcttgagcctggtactatGGGCAGTGTCCATCCAGGACCGTACAGGCATATCTTCTGCCCCGACAACTTTATGTTTCGGCAGTCTGGTACTGGTAACAACTGGGCCAAGTGTCATTACACTGAGGGTGCTGAGCTCATTGATTCTGTTCTTGATGTTGTCAGGAAGGAGGCTGAGAACTGTGCTGAGCTCATTGATTCCGTTCTTGATGTTGTCAGGAAGGAGGTGTAGAACTGTGACTGCCTTCAAGGTAACTGAAACTGCATATAAATCGGCTAGAGTTTGTAGTATCCTTGTGGCAGTATGTATTTTTTTGTTAATTTTGGTTTGGGTATCAGAACACATTATTTAACAATACACCTATTTGAATTAAGTTGTCGGAAATAAGAAGTTTTAGGCTACATTATGTATTATGTGAGTAATGCTATATGATGATGGCGTGGCATCTTCTTGTCCATATCAATCATGCGTATGTGTAGGGCAAAAGTGAAACTGATAGGGACAAAACCTAGAGTAGATTTGTTGTTAAATTGGAGAGAAGGGAAGATTGCAATTTGTGGCATCTTCTTGTCCATATCAATCATGCGTATGTGTAGGGACAAAACCTAGAGTAGATTTGTTGTTAAATTGGAGAGAAGGGAAGATTGCAATTTGTGTTTTGCGAGAAGATGGCAAATTTAGTACTTTTCTTCAACCGTGACCCCTTATACTTGATTTTGTCTTCATGTTTGGGGTTCTTTTGATTTGGCGCTATCACTGGTGATATGACTTTGtcgttgtgtgtgttgcagcccggaACGGATGCTCAAGCTGACGCGAAAGAGCACGGCTGTCCTCCTTCTACACCGGCACCTGGGTTGGGTTAGGGTGGCTGCCCCTTTTGGATGGAGTAGAGGAACTTTAGGGAAGATCCTTAAGAAGTGTCTTGGCTCCGTGAAGGTTGAAATCTGCTGCTTTGTGCTCCAGGGCATTGATGATGAGATCAACCTCCGTGAAGGTTCATCTGATCTCACTGGCCGACTTGTCCTCCTCGCAGAAGGACCGATTCTTCATTTGGAGAGGAGGCATTGGCTGCTCTCCGCGGAGCAATGAGAGCTTTTGAAGGTAGTGGTGTGACCGGTCAATTGACAAATGCAAGGAATAGTGTGTATCCTGCAAGGAGTGATGAGCTATCAGAAAACTGTGGTGCCATGTTGAACAATGAATGTGTATTCTACTCCTCGGCATAATTGTTTGATGTAGTAGTATTAGTGTACTATTACATATGGTTAACAGTGGAGTTTTCCATGTTATTTTGTGTAGATTTGCAACCTGAC contains:
- the LOC119279089 gene encoding tubulin beta-5 chain-like; translated protein: MREILHVQGGQCGDQIDSKFWEVAYDEHGIILTGRYVGTSDLQLERVNAYYNEASYGRFVPCDVLVDLEPGTMGSVHPGPYRHIFCPDNFMFRQSGTGNNWAKCHYTEGAELIDSVLDVVRKEAENCAELIDSVLDVVRKEV